CCTCACCGGCCCCGACCCGGGGCTGCGCGCCGAACTCGCCGTCGCCGCGGTGCTCGGGCTCGGCGTCATGTACGGCATCGCCCGCGGGAGCGAGCTGCGCGAGACGCCGGTCGAGCACATCGTCGACCGGTACGGGCCGGCGGTGCAGGCCCACCTGGACTCGGCCTAGGGACACGGCCCAGGGGCACGGACGCCCGCGCCGGCACGCGGCCGGACGAGGTGCGGGTGTGCGGGTGGCCGCTCGGAGCGCTCCGTTCCGCACCGCGTCACGGCGGATGACAGACTGATGCCATGGACGAGCGCGAATTCGGCAGGTCAGGTCAGCACGCATCCGTCGTCGGTCTCGGCACCTGGCAACTGGGCGCCGACTGGGGAGACGTGGACGACAAGGAGGCACTCACGGTCCTGGAGGCGGCGGCCGAGTCGGGAGTGACCTTCTTCGACACCGCCGACGTCTACGGCGACGGACGCAGCGAGCAGACCATCGCCGCTTTCCTGAGCGGCCGGCCCGACCTGCATGTGCTGGTCGCCACCAAGATGGGCCGCCGCGTCGACCAGGTCCCCGAGAACTACGTCCTGGACAACTTCCGCGCCTGGAACGACCGCTCCCGCCGCAACCTCGGCGTCGACCGCATCGACCTGGTGCAGCTGCACTGCCCGCCCACCCCCGTCTACTCCCGCGACGAGGTCTTCGACGCCCTCGACACCCTCGTCGAGGAGGAGCGCATCGCGCACTACGGCGTCAGCGTGGAGACCTCCGCCGAGGCCCTCACCGCGATCGCCCGGCCGGGCGTGGCCAGCGTGCAGATCATCCTCAACCCGTTCCGGCTCAAGCCCCTGCACGAAGTGCTCCCGGCGGCCCGCGCGGCAGGCGTCGGCATCATCGCGCGCGTCCCGCTCGCCTCCGGCCTGCTCTCCGGCAAGTACACCAAGGACACCGTCTTCCCGGAGAACGACCACCGCACCTACAACCGGCACGGCGAGTCCTTCGACC
This Streptomyces sp. NBC_00377 DNA region includes the following protein-coding sequences:
- a CDS encoding aldo/keto reductase; amino-acid sequence: MDEREFGRSGQHASVVGLGTWQLGADWGDVDDKEALTVLEAAAESGVTFFDTADVYGDGRSEQTIAAFLSGRPDLHVLVATKMGRRVDQVPENYVLDNFRAWNDRSRRNLGVDRIDLVQLHCPPTPVYSRDEVFDALDTLVEEERIAHYGVSVETSAEALTAIARPGVASVQIILNPFRLKPLHEVLPAARAAGVGIIARVPLASGLLSGKYTKDTVFPENDHRTYNRHGESFDQGETFSGVDYTTGVEAAVEFAALAPEGYTPAQLALRWIIQQPGVTTVIPGARSPEQARANAAAARLPELSQETLAAVRDLYDRRIKEQVEGRW